A DNA window from Engystomops pustulosus chromosome 6, aEngPut4.maternal, whole genome shotgun sequence contains the following coding sequences:
- the SMIM1 gene encoding small integral membrane protein 1 isoform X2 produces MQSQETPGVQYSRWNDRNQDEVSVNTSNVEVSTWRRMNNLLCTGKIGIAMKVVAGLALFWIIFIIGYVTGYYVHKCKKV; encoded by the exons ATGCAGTCACAGGAAACTCCTGGCGTCCAGTATAGTCGATGGAATGACAGAAACCAAGATGAAGTCAGTGTGAACACGTCCAATGTAGAAGTCTCTACTTGGAGGAG AATGAACAATCTGCTATGCACAGGGAAGATTGGGATCGCCATGAAGGTGGTGGCAGGTCTTGCCTTATTTTGGATTATCTTTATCATTGGCTATGTCACTGGGTATTATGTGCACAAATGTAAGAAGGTATAG
- the SMIM1 gene encoding small integral membrane protein 1 isoform X1: protein MCAQRMQSQETPGVQYSRWNDRNQDEVSVNTSNVEVSTWRRMNNLLCTGKIGIAMKVVAGLALFWIIFIIGYVTGYYVHKCKKV from the exons ATGTGCG CTCAGAGGATGCAGTCACAGGAAACTCCTGGCGTCCAGTATAGTCGATGGAATGACAGAAACCAAGATGAAGTCAGTGTGAACACGTCCAATGTAGAAGTCTCTACTTGGAGGAG AATGAACAATCTGCTATGCACAGGGAAGATTGGGATCGCCATGAAGGTGGTGGCAGGTCTTGCCTTATTTTGGATTATCTTTATCATTGGCTATGTCACTGGGTATTATGTGCACAAATGTAAGAAGGTATAG